Proteins from a genomic interval of Rubinisphaera italica:
- a CDS encoding neutral/alkaline non-lysosomal ceramidase N-terminal domain-containing protein — MTRHSSCPVSSLFLLVLWGFVFQETVFSAELISADMYSVGVAKVDVTPDYPVRLSGFGFRREESDGVLIPIYARAIAISELDGKPLVFIAVDSTGLSEELVQNVADELEPLGVSRDQLVIAATHSHTAPMIEGVLPTLFGMPIPPEHQKHIKRYTEELIDKLVQVARISIEAQQPSRLWWGTGHVGFSKNRRDSEKGPIDQGLPVLCVRSESGELKAVIANYACHAVTLSHNLIGGDWPGFASEWLEKRHPDAIALMSIGCGADQNPIPGVTGDNFDIARSQGLEIAQEVDRVLNNALRPVSGSIHAATTDMSLPLEPLPTRSYWEERVKLGKYFGYHAQTQLDILDAGGKLPTSVDYKIQSWTFGDSLAMVFLPGEVVVDYAIELRKRIEPTRLWITAYANDCPCYIPSERVLAKGGYEGETSMTYYNKPAKFAAGLEQKILDATQQIVPASFHLTKSVKNNAGLPPLSPTQSLNRLKIPEGWTAQVVAAEPMTTDPVAIDFGPSGELWVCEMHDYPSGVAGNFEAGGKVRLLRDVNRDGIYDSSTVFLDGLPFPTGVTVWRDGVLICAAPDIIFARDNDGDDIADERTVLYTGFGTENYQARVNSLTYGLDGWVYGSCGLFGGEILCQLTGEVVPLGNRDFRINPDTGTLEPLTGRSQQGRVRNDAGDWFGCSNGQPCWHYPILKDDTRPALKLPPLITSVPTGDARQLFPETAEFQRFKLSGPAGRVTAGCGIGIYRDNWLGEDLTGNSIVCEPVNLLLHRRVLKADGLTFKGDRAPGEEASELVTSTDNWFRPVQMKTGPDGGLWISDMSRAVVEHPRWIPAETLAQLDVRSGDQQGRIIRLLSKKHGARQVPVLSQMNATELVSILSSENGTQRDLAQQLLFWNVDKAAVEPLVNMIKSDFNPAGKAAGLWILAEYGALTDEVLTTAIENPSPLLRRQAVRVTAEHHDQLSDPAGLLDLLDQEKNLFVVAELIEAIRRIADSKAALRLVSLYLQHSTDRHLQFLILRAVPESDWSEFVEMVVNQPNRTIAQLAPLVSISLTMQNESALKPLLMVILVDKPSLGMLSLTEQIAETAYENPQASAAWFTPDVKSKLASIIAQSRKIAIEPQASQPQRLVALNLLGLEPAAKNEDHQRLLTLLDPQTSSAIQQRVISVLARMQLSETSAELIARLDTLSPTLVNQILDLLLSRPDSTVRLMSAIEQDEVSANVLNAARRDALLQHPDNQIRIKAETLLRNGGGSSRENVIDQYRSALQLTGNPQRAVAVYQKQCANCHKYGDQGYGVGPDFSESRNKSWSQLLNSVLDPSQTVDQRYAAYVVAIVDGRVIQGMLAAESQETITIAQQQAKQTVIPRDEIEVLKRTDRSVMPEGLEKELSAQDLADLFSLITERNNAIPRQISNLPEIAAQLLDDSRDRMDREKILAENLTDSSGLIRELLVGLPVEDMVEQYRRIPWIWRVSIAVGKANQAEDLRSVLDMSLPDIGEPLQDWQAVVIGGGVINGITQAGGWPHERMEEIFGNDRDLRARWKHALQQAVLMSDQLDVKPGTRYDALRMVSMRGWSGAGVQLTGYLSSNDQQLQMGAVSGLADIPEPPAVTALISSLPQLTDKNRELALEGLLRSDQRVRSLLESCVEGNTSVDLIDPAIRKRLSETENVELKKLALQVLGSR, encoded by the coding sequence ATGACTCGTCATTCTTCCTGTCCTGTGAGTTCTTTATTTCTACTGGTCCTGTGGGGTTTTGTTTTTCAAGAGACTGTTTTTTCAGCCGAGTTGATATCAGCTGATATGTATTCCGTGGGAGTCGCTAAGGTTGATGTGACACCCGACTATCCAGTGCGTCTCAGTGGGTTTGGATTTCGGCGCGAGGAATCGGATGGTGTGTTAATTCCGATTTATGCTCGGGCAATCGCTATCAGTGAGTTGGACGGAAAGCCGCTGGTCTTTATCGCGGTTGATTCAACTGGTTTAAGCGAAGAACTTGTACAGAACGTGGCTGATGAGCTTGAGCCGTTGGGAGTATCAAGGGATCAACTTGTGATTGCAGCGACGCATTCCCATACCGCTCCAATGATTGAAGGAGTTCTGCCGACGCTATTCGGTATGCCAATCCCGCCGGAACATCAGAAGCACATCAAGCGATACACTGAAGAGTTGATAGACAAGTTGGTGCAGGTTGCACGAATCTCAATTGAGGCTCAGCAACCGTCACGATTATGGTGGGGGACCGGTCACGTTGGGTTTTCAAAGAATCGACGCGACTCGGAAAAAGGGCCGATTGATCAAGGGTTGCCAGTCCTGTGTGTCAGATCTGAGTCGGGAGAACTGAAAGCCGTAATTGCCAATTATGCCTGTCATGCGGTCACTCTGTCGCACAACCTGATTGGCGGAGACTGGCCAGGTTTTGCATCTGAATGGCTTGAAAAACGGCATCCGGATGCGATTGCGTTGATGTCAATTGGGTGTGGTGCAGACCAGAATCCGATTCCCGGTGTGACGGGAGATAATTTTGACATAGCTCGTTCTCAAGGTCTGGAAATTGCTCAAGAGGTGGATCGGGTGCTCAATAATGCGTTGCGACCGGTATCAGGTTCAATCCATGCAGCGACTACCGATATGAGCTTGCCGCTCGAACCATTGCCAACTCGATCGTACTGGGAAGAACGCGTCAAGCTGGGGAAATACTTCGGTTATCACGCACAGACTCAACTCGATATCCTCGACGCTGGAGGTAAGCTGCCGACTTCGGTCGACTATAAAATTCAGAGTTGGACATTTGGCGATAGCTTGGCGATGGTGTTTCTACCGGGTGAAGTTGTCGTTGATTATGCCATCGAGTTACGCAAGAGGATCGAACCGACTCGGCTATGGATCACGGCGTATGCCAACGACTGCCCCTGTTACATTCCCTCCGAGCGTGTGCTGGCGAAGGGGGGATATGAAGGTGAGACATCGATGACTTACTACAACAAACCTGCGAAATTCGCAGCAGGGTTGGAGCAGAAGATTCTTGATGCGACTCAGCAGATTGTACCAGCCTCGTTTCATCTGACAAAATCAGTGAAGAACAATGCTGGCCTACCGCCACTGTCACCGACGCAATCACTCAATCGGTTGAAGATTCCGGAAGGTTGGACAGCACAGGTTGTGGCTGCTGAACCGATGACGACTGATCCGGTAGCGATTGATTTTGGACCCTCGGGGGAGTTGTGGGTCTGCGAGATGCACGATTATCCCTCGGGTGTCGCTGGCAATTTCGAAGCGGGCGGCAAAGTACGATTGCTGCGGGATGTCAATCGTGATGGTATCTACGATTCTTCGACCGTCTTTCTCGACGGGCTTCCATTCCCAACAGGTGTAACTGTCTGGCGCGATGGCGTGTTGATTTGTGCGGCTCCCGATATCATTTTCGCCAGAGACAACGATGGTGATGATATCGCCGATGAACGGACAGTATTATACACAGGGTTTGGCACAGAAAATTATCAGGCGCGGGTGAACAGTTTGACGTATGGTCTGGATGGTTGGGTGTATGGCTCCTGCGGACTGTTCGGCGGTGAGATTCTCTGTCAGCTGACTGGGGAGGTGGTGCCGCTCGGGAATCGGGATTTTCGGATCAATCCTGACACCGGCACGTTAGAGCCACTCACCGGACGTTCCCAGCAGGGACGGGTACGCAATGATGCCGGGGACTGGTTCGGCTGCAGCAACGGACAACCGTGCTGGCACTATCCGATACTGAAAGATGATACGAGACCAGCTCTGAAATTGCCGCCGCTGATTACATCTGTACCGACCGGAGATGCCCGGCAACTGTTTCCGGAGACGGCTGAATTTCAGCGATTCAAACTTTCTGGGCCTGCCGGTCGTGTGACGGCCGGATGTGGGATCGGCATTTACCGCGATAATTGGCTGGGCGAAGATCTGACTGGGAATTCGATTGTCTGCGAACCGGTTAACCTGCTGTTACATCGTCGGGTTCTGAAAGCAGATGGTTTAACATTTAAAGGTGATCGGGCTCCCGGAGAGGAAGCTTCGGAGTTAGTTACTTCGACAGATAACTGGTTTCGTCCTGTCCAGATGAAAACCGGGCCGGACGGGGGGCTATGGATTTCCGATATGTCCCGGGCTGTAGTGGAACATCCCCGTTGGATTCCAGCTGAAACTCTTGCTCAGTTGGATGTCCGGTCTGGCGATCAGCAGGGGCGAATCATCCGACTACTGTCGAAAAAGCATGGGGCTCGCCAAGTGCCAGTTTTATCGCAGATGAATGCGACAGAACTGGTCTCTATTCTCTCATCCGAAAACGGAACTCAACGGGATCTGGCTCAGCAATTGTTGTTTTGGAATGTTGACAAGGCTGCAGTTGAGCCGCTTGTAAATATGATCAAATCGGATTTCAATCCGGCTGGGAAAGCTGCTGGATTGTGGATTTTAGCAGAATATGGTGCACTGACCGACGAGGTCCTGACGACAGCGATAGAAAATCCATCACCTTTACTTCGTAGGCAAGCAGTTCGAGTGACCGCTGAGCATCATGATCAACTATCCGATCCAGCAGGATTGCTGGACTTACTGGATCAGGAAAAAAACCTGTTTGTTGTCGCTGAATTAATTGAAGCGATTCGAAGGATTGCTGACTCGAAAGCAGCACTGCGTTTGGTTAGTCTCTATTTACAACACAGTACCGACCGACACTTGCAGTTTTTGATTTTGCGTGCGGTGCCAGAATCGGATTGGTCTGAATTTGTGGAGATGGTGGTTAACCAGCCCAATCGGACAATTGCCCAACTCGCACCCCTCGTTTCGATCAGCCTGACGATGCAGAACGAATCTGCTTTGAAGCCATTGCTGATGGTGATCCTGGTTGACAAACCATCCCTCGGAATGCTCAGCTTAACGGAACAGATTGCAGAAACTGCTTACGAAAACCCGCAAGCGTCAGCAGCGTGGTTCACTCCGGACGTTAAGTCTAAGCTAGCCAGCATCATTGCCCAATCGCGGAAGATCGCCATTGAGCCACAGGCAAGTCAACCTCAACGACTGGTCGCGCTCAATCTGCTCGGCCTTGAACCAGCCGCCAAGAACGAAGATCATCAACGACTGTTGACACTCCTTGATCCGCAGACCTCCTCGGCTATTCAGCAACGCGTGATTTCAGTGTTGGCACGAATGCAATTATCTGAGACTTCCGCCGAGTTGATCGCCAGGTTAGACACGCTTAGCCCCACACTTGTCAATCAGATACTGGATCTGCTCCTTAGTCGTCCCGACAGTACGGTTCGATTAATGTCTGCGATTGAGCAAGACGAAGTTTCAGCTAACGTCCTCAACGCAGCTCGTCGTGATGCCTTATTGCAACACCCTGATAATCAGATTCGCATAAAAGCCGAGACGTTGCTCCGCAATGGCGGAGGGTCTTCTCGCGAAAATGTTATTGATCAATATCGTTCAGCGCTGCAATTGACTGGTAATCCCCAGCGAGCAGTCGCTGTCTATCAAAAACAGTGTGCCAACTGTCACAAATATGGTGATCAGGGTTATGGGGTCGGCCCGGACTTCAGTGAATCTCGTAATAAATCCTGGTCGCAGTTGCTGAATTCGGTTCTCGATCCCAGTCAGACGGTCGATCAGCGGTATGCCGCTTATGTTGTCGCAATAGTTGACGGGCGTGTTATACAGGGCATGCTGGCCGCCGAATCACAGGAAACCATCACCATTGCCCAACAACAAGCCAAGCAGACCGTCATCCCTCGTGACGAAATTGAAGTTCTCAAACGTACGGATCGCTCGGTCATGCCCGAAGGACTGGAAAAAGAACTATCTGCACAAGACCTGGCTGACCTGTTCTCACTCATCACGGAGCGGAACAATGCTATTCCGAGACAAATCAGCAACCTTCCAGAGATTGCCGCTCAACTTCTTGATGATTCACGCGACCGTATGGATCGTGAAAAGATTTTGGCCGAAAATCTCACAGACTCGTCAGGGCTGATTCGCGAACTGCTCGTTGGATTACCTGTCGAAGATATGGTCGAGCAGTATCGTCGTATTCCGTGGATTTGGCGGGTTTCGATCGCAGTCGGAAAAGCCAATCAGGCCGAGGATTTGCGTTCTGTTCTGGATATGTCATTGCCTGACATCGGTGAGCCATTGCAGGATTGGCAGGCCGTTGTAATTGGTGGTGGGGTAATCAATGGGATTACACAAGCGGGAGGCTGGCCGCATGAACGCATGGAGGAAATTTTCGGAAACGACCGCGATCTCCGTGCCCGCTGGAAACACGCACTGCAGCAGGCCGTCCTGATGAGTGATCAGTTGGACGTTAAGCCGGGGACACGTTACGACGCGCTGCGAATGGTCTCAATGAGGGGCTGGAGTGGAGCAGGGGTGCAACTCACCGGCTATCTCTCGTCGAATGACCAGCAACTGCAAATGGGAGCTGTGAGCGGATTGGCTGACATACCTGAACCCCCAGCGGTTACCGCCCTCATCAGCAGTCTACCACAGTTGACCGATAAGAATCGTGAGCTTGCGTTAGAAGGTCTCCTTCGCTCCGATCAACGAGTACGCAGCTTGCTCGAATCGTGTGTGGAGGGGAACACCTCTGTGGATTTAATTGATCCAGCCATCCGTAAGCGTCTTAGCGAAACAGAGAATGTGGAGCTAAAAAAACTGGCTCTTCAGGTACTTGGCTCCAGATAA
- a CDS encoding outer membrane protein assembly factor BamB family protein has product MIQFIRCVVSFLLICQTAGPPVSGEDWAHWRGTGRNDIVAESSGWKNGKWPLHEIWRVQVPEGASSPLVVNGQLFTMGWQQDQEHIVCLDTMSGKELWRQSYPCPKYGRLATGDEGLYSGPSSTPEFDTETGLLYTLSTDGDLNCWNTRSAGQSVWSLNLYDTFDVPQRPKVGRSGLRDYGYTSSPLIHGDWLIVEVGAKQGSLIAFDKNTGKQAWASQSNASAGHNGGPVLMTIEGLSCVAIHNHDGLLVARLDKGKEGQTVATYPWITSFANNIASVAVHDNCVLLTSAYNQHKIAKLRITLKGAELLWEQKAASKVCTPVIHYGHVYWAWQNLFCLDFETGRIVWRGGKCGEAGSCIVTADEKLIVWAGDGDLSLVELADRSSEKYTELASLKRIGKSDAWPHVAFSNGRLYCKDRNGHIVCLKLSK; this is encoded by the coding sequence ATGATTCAATTCATACGATGTGTGGTTTCTTTCCTATTGATTTGCCAAACCGCGGGGCCGCCGGTTTCTGGAGAGGATTGGGCGCACTGGCGTGGTACTGGTCGCAATGACATCGTTGCAGAATCGTCGGGTTGGAAGAATGGGAAATGGCCTCTTCACGAAATCTGGCGTGTGCAGGTTCCCGAGGGCGCGTCGTCGCCACTCGTTGTGAATGGGCAGCTCTTCACAATGGGATGGCAACAGGATCAGGAACACATTGTTTGTCTCGATACGATGTCGGGCAAGGAATTATGGCGACAAAGCTATCCGTGTCCCAAATATGGTCGTCTGGCAACTGGAGATGAGGGCTTGTATTCCGGGCCTTCATCGACGCCCGAATTCGATACTGAAACCGGCCTTCTGTACACTTTGAGTACGGATGGAGACTTAAACTGCTGGAATACACGATCTGCGGGGCAAAGTGTCTGGAGCTTAAATCTATATGACACATTTGACGTACCACAACGACCAAAGGTCGGAAGAAGCGGATTACGAGATTACGGCTACACGTCTTCACCGCTGATTCATGGTGACTGGCTGATTGTCGAAGTTGGAGCCAAGCAGGGGAGTTTGATCGCGTTCGATAAAAATACCGGAAAACAGGCATGGGCTTCACAATCGAATGCTTCTGCTGGTCATAATGGTGGTCCTGTACTGATGACGATCGAAGGTCTGTCGTGCGTGGCGATTCATAATCATGACGGATTGCTTGTGGCACGATTAGATAAGGGGAAAGAGGGACAAACCGTTGCGACTTATCCATGGATTACATCATTCGCAAACAATATTGCGTCCGTCGCCGTTCACGATAATTGTGTCCTGTTAACTTCAGCCTATAATCAACACAAGATTGCCAAGCTGCGGATCACCTTGAAAGGAGCCGAACTCCTGTGGGAGCAGAAAGCAGCTTCCAAGGTTTGCACGCCGGTGATCCATTATGGTCATGTTTATTGGGCGTGGCAGAATTTGTTCTGCCTGGACTTTGAAACCGGAAGAATCGTATGGCGCGGCGGCAAGTGTGGCGAAGCTGGGTCATGCATTGTTACTGCTGATGAAAAGCTGATTGTCTGGGCAGGCGATGGTGATCTATCGCTTGTCGAACTAGCCGATCGCTCTTCCGAGAAATACACAGAGCTAGCTTCGCTGAAACGCATTGGCAAATCCGATGCGTGGCCACATGTCGCATTTAGCAATGGTCGGTTGTATTGCAAAGACCGAAACGGCCATATCGTCTGTCTGAAATTGTCGAAGTGA
- a CDS encoding sulfatase-like hydrolase/transferase, which yields MQTAVLAEEASQIRVACLGDSITAGARVDAKTESYPARLQELLGENFEVRNFGIGGATLIKTGRPTIWSNLDAVKKFQPHIAVISLGTNDTVGGGRQNWEQIARFEDDYSELITELANLPTKPQIIVCTPTAMVLTTPDLSEKRLADLTERKTRLQELCERIRKVSKKHEDKNVFLLELNEVLQDRPELLSNGDGVHPNSQGYLAIAQTVAKRIRPHQKQPNIILFLVDDMGWQDTSVPFHTEATDFNRRYHTLHMEQLAKKGMKFTQAYACSVCSPTRVSLMTGLNAARHRVTNWTLRKNASNDRKHPQLDFPLWNVNGLSPEPEIERTVHARALPAYLREAGYRTIHVGKAHFGAIGTPGSDPRNVGFDVNIAGHAAGGPGSFLGQQNFSAVWRKGDRVWDVPGLEDYHGKEIFLTEALTIEANKAMDEAVTAEKPFFLYMSHYAVHVPFAVDSRFYQKYRDAGLDHTESMYAAMVEGMDKSLGDILANVERHGLSNDTIVMFISDNGGLSAHGRGGKPHTHNKPLSSGKGSAHEGGVRVPMIVSCPGVTEAGSVCQQPVIIEDFFPTILEIAGVSSVEQIGGVIDGRSFVDLLRDDQDQSREDRPLVWHFPNNWGPNGPGIGPSSAIRWGDWKLIYYHQSQQYELFNLAEDLGEQNNQIEQHPDVRDRLADKLTEYLRSVDAQMPIIKATGKAVPYPGFQ from the coding sequence GTGCAGACTGCAGTACTGGCTGAGGAAGCGTCACAGATTCGTGTGGCCTGCCTGGGTGACAGCATTACGGCCGGAGCGAGAGTGGACGCGAAGACTGAGTCTTACCCTGCTCGCTTGCAGGAACTTCTGGGTGAAAACTTTGAAGTGCGTAACTTCGGTATCGGCGGGGCGACCTTGATTAAAACCGGCCGCCCCACTATCTGGAGTAACCTGGATGCCGTTAAGAAGTTTCAGCCACACATCGCGGTCATTTCATTGGGAACGAATGATACAGTCGGCGGCGGTCGACAGAACTGGGAGCAAATCGCACGGTTTGAGGATGATTACTCTGAGTTGATTACTGAGTTGGCCAACCTGCCTACCAAGCCACAGATTATCGTCTGTACTCCAACAGCGATGGTGCTGACGACTCCAGATCTGTCTGAGAAACGACTCGCCGATCTGACTGAGCGAAAAACTCGCCTGCAGGAACTGTGTGAGCGGATTCGCAAAGTCTCAAAAAAGCACGAGGACAAAAACGTCTTCTTGCTTGAACTTAATGAGGTTCTACAAGATCGACCTGAACTGCTCAGCAACGGCGATGGTGTGCATCCTAACTCCCAAGGATATCTGGCTATCGCTCAAACCGTCGCCAAGCGGATTCGGCCACATCAGAAGCAACCCAATATTATCTTGTTTCTGGTGGACGACATGGGCTGGCAAGACACCTCGGTACCATTCCATACGGAGGCCACGGACTTTAACCGACGCTACCACACGCTGCACATGGAGCAACTCGCTAAGAAAGGTATGAAGTTCACTCAGGCGTATGCGTGCAGTGTCTGCTCACCGACACGAGTCAGCCTAATGACCGGCCTCAACGCCGCGCGGCATCGAGTGACCAACTGGACTCTCAGGAAGAACGCCAGCAATGATCGAAAGCATCCGCAACTTGACTTTCCGCTGTGGAATGTCAATGGCCTGAGCCCAGAGCCGGAGATTGAGCGGACAGTCCACGCCAGAGCTTTACCTGCATACTTGCGGGAGGCGGGTTATCGCACCATCCACGTAGGCAAAGCCCACTTCGGAGCGATCGGAACGCCTGGAAGTGATCCACGGAACGTCGGCTTCGATGTCAACATCGCTGGCCATGCTGCAGGTGGTCCCGGCAGCTTTCTTGGCCAACAAAACTTCAGCGCCGTGTGGCGGAAGGGTGATCGCGTTTGGGACGTCCCCGGACTGGAGGATTACCATGGCAAAGAGATCTTCCTGACGGAAGCTCTCACAATCGAAGCCAACAAGGCGATGGACGAGGCTGTCACAGCCGAGAAACCATTCTTCCTCTACATGTCTCACTACGCGGTGCATGTTCCCTTTGCCGTTGATTCGCGGTTCTATCAGAAGTACCGCGATGCTGGCCTTGATCATACGGAATCGATGTATGCCGCGATGGTCGAAGGAATGGATAAGTCACTGGGCGATATTCTCGCCAACGTTGAACGCCATGGATTGTCCAATGATACGATTGTGATGTTCATATCCGACAACGGGGGGCTGAGTGCACATGGTCGCGGTGGTAAGCCTCACACGCACAATAAGCCATTGTCCAGTGGAAAGGGCTCAGCCCATGAGGGGGGCGTCCGTGTTCCCATGATCGTCTCTTGCCCAGGCGTGACGGAAGCTGGTTCGGTATGCCAACAGCCAGTGATTATCGAAGACTTCTTTCCTACGATTCTGGAGATAGCTGGCGTCTCTTCAGTTGAGCAGATTGGTGGTGTGATTGATGGACGCAGTTTCGTGGATCTACTCCGAGACGATCAGGATCAGTCTCGCGAAGATCGACCACTGGTGTGGCACTTTCCGAACAACTGGGGTCCAAATGGCCCCGGCATCGGTCCTTCCAGTGCGATCCGCTGGGGAGATTGGAAGCTGATCTACTACCACCAGTCGCAACAGTACGAACTGTTTAATCTGGCCGAGGACTTGGGTGAACAGAACAACCAGATTGAGCAGCACCCCGACGTGCGTGATCGCCTGGCTGACAAACTTACCGAGTATCTGAGATCAGTTGATGCTCAAATGCCGATCATCAAGGCAACCGGAAAAGCCGTCCCCTACCCTGGCTTTCAATAG
- a CDS encoding transposase, producing the protein MGCRFLVVGLDFKADQADLDGCYGTSKTILKVTTVETNIACFLDNQSLYNECIRLFHITEYNHTMTAKIFHPLLAMIASSTNNELAKYVEYLKVENKILRARIPGQIHTKQEERERLLKYGKVIGRAIEELISIVSPAKFLRWVRDESEPKPKSPNLNSRSERFIQTIKYECLNKFIVCGKQHLDHLVGEFVDYYYRHRSSMVRDHLPPVREEPDDVDKLTMDECGYKL; encoded by the coding sequence TTGGGATGTCGATTCTTGGTCGTTGGTCTGGATTTCAAGGCCGATCAGGCAGACTTAGATGGTTGTTATGGAACCTCTAAAACGATTCTCAAAGTAACCACTGTCGAGACCAATATTGCCTGTTTTCTCGACAACCAATCGCTGTACAACGAATGTATCAGACTATTCCATATTACAGAATACAACCATACCATGACGGCCAAGATTTTCCACCCACTGCTGGCAATGATCGCTTCCTCGACAAACAACGAACTGGCAAAATATGTTGAATATCTCAAGGTCGAAAACAAGATTCTCAGGGCACGCATTCCCGGCCAGATCCACACGAAGCAAGAGGAGCGGGAGCGGTTACTCAAATATGGAAAAGTGATTGGTCGGGCGATCGAGGAACTGATTTCGATTGTCTCTCCTGCCAAATTCCTGCGTTGGGTTCGCGATGAATCCGAACCCAAACCCAAGAGTCCCAATCTGAATAGTCGCAGTGAACGTTTTATTCAGACGATCAAATACGAGTGCTTGAACAAGTTCATCGTATGTGGAAAGCAGCATCTGGATCATCTGGTTGGTGAGTTTGTGGATTATTACTACAGACATCGATCAAGCATGGTCCGCGATCATTTGCCTCCTGTTCGTGAAGAACCTGATGACGTGGATAAGCTGACGATGGATGAGTGCGGCTACAAGTTGTAG
- a CDS encoding serine hydrolase domain-containing protein produces MHTDSLRPLALWCYFVFLAWAIHSNALPAAEPNKQSSAEEESRLENLEFRAAICAHHLSSGLWVVGRDYQRTPEEVIAQDIAPFRYFGWSSDFKYEVDEKQRLVTVTAPGATPRSARYTGDQGSTILPRDKTDVSYKPISVPRNLPDAASQAWPMGDLGATESVSGVDTEAVAEALDWAMEQNEQNTRAFVVAYRGKIIGERYAPGWTKDTPQISWSEGKSITATLIGILIHRGLLTLDQPAPIKEWQGIDDPRREIRIRDLLNMSSGLDFTNLSFKGPETLISKNEHMRVYFDSLNVLEHAVNQPLKVPPGTRYSYLNSDPLSLGRIIRDTVESQGEDYLTFPQRALFDQIGARSVVLETDAWGNFIMCGYDYVSARDWTRFGLLYLNDGVWQGERILPEGWTNFVATPAPADDKKNYGGMFWLNLPPRMDRVPKDAYWAAGFMGQVTMVIPSHDLVIVRMGPSSGDVYSYLNEVIARIIEALPEK; encoded by the coding sequence ATGCATACCGACAGCCTCAGACCTCTTGCTCTCTGGTGTTATTTTGTTTTTCTTGCCTGGGCCATTCACAGTAATGCCTTGCCGGCCGCAGAACCCAATAAGCAGTCCAGCGCCGAGGAAGAAAGTCGCCTCGAAAATCTGGAATTCCGAGCAGCGATCTGTGCTCACCACCTCAGCTCCGGTCTATGGGTTGTAGGACGCGATTATCAGCGAACTCCGGAGGAAGTGATCGCGCAGGACATTGCTCCTTTTCGGTATTTTGGATGGTCGTCTGATTTCAAATACGAAGTGGATGAGAAACAACGACTGGTTACTGTGACAGCTCCCGGTGCCACACCGCGCAGTGCGCGATACACCGGTGATCAAGGCAGTACCATTCTTCCTCGTGATAAAACGGATGTTTCCTACAAACCCATAAGTGTACCACGTAATTTGCCCGATGCTGCCAGTCAGGCTTGGCCTATGGGCGATTTGGGAGCGACCGAGTCTGTTTCCGGTGTAGATACGGAAGCCGTTGCGGAGGCACTCGACTGGGCCATGGAGCAGAATGAGCAAAACACAAGAGCCTTCGTGGTCGCGTACCGAGGCAAGATTATTGGCGAACGTTACGCACCCGGCTGGACAAAGGACACTCCACAGATCAGTTGGTCGGAGGGCAAGAGCATTACTGCGACACTGATTGGAATTCTGATCCATCGCGGACTACTCACTCTCGATCAACCAGCTCCCATCAAGGAGTGGCAGGGCATAGACGACCCACGTCGTGAAATCCGCATCCGGGACCTATTGAATATGAGTAGTGGCTTGGACTTCACAAATCTCAGCTTCAAAGGGCCCGAAACGTTAATCTCCAAAAACGAACATATGCGGGTTTACTTCGACTCCCTCAACGTGCTGGAACATGCCGTCAATCAACCATTAAAAGTGCCCCCTGGAACGCGGTACTCATACTTAAACAGTGACCCCTTGAGCCTCGGCCGTATCATTCGCGACACAGTCGAGTCACAAGGCGAGGACTATCTCACATTTCCTCAGCGGGCTCTGTTCGACCAGATTGGTGCTCGCAGCGTGGTACTGGAAACAGACGCTTGGGGAAATTTCATCATGTGTGGATACGACTACGTCTCCGCTCGAGACTGGACCCGGTTTGGATTACTCTACCTGAACGATGGTGTGTGGCAGGGGGAGCGGATCCTGCCCGAAGGCTGGACAAATTTCGTCGCGACACCTGCACCAGCCGACGACAAAAAGAACTACGGTGGAATGTTCTGGCTCAATCTCCCTCCCAGAATGGATCGCGTTCCCAAAGATGCATATTGGGCTGCAGGCTTCATGGGTCAGGTTACGATGGTGATCCCCTCCCACGATCTGGTTATCGTTCGTATGGGCCCCAGTTCTGGTGATGTTTACTCCTATCTGAATGAAGTCATTGCCAGAATTATCGAAGCATTACCGGAGAAATGA